In a genomic window of Polypterus senegalus isolate Bchr_013 chromosome 13, ASM1683550v1, whole genome shotgun sequence:
- the traf2a gene encoding TNF receptor-associated factor 2, with protein MAAQDPSPPTSLESVQPGFPRQVLANKLEVKHLCNACLLLLRRPCQAQCGHRYCSFCFKRLVSCGPQKCNACIKEDMFEEPTSILTEGCAFPDNAARREVEGLAAVCPNEGCSWRGTIKEYEAQHEGKCEFALTQCPACGQTIRMNDAERHNERECPERTLNCKYCKEVFHFKSIKAHDEICPKFPMVCEGCAKKKIPREKYAEHIKFCSKFRAPCRFHVVGCVASVENEKIPEHEQACAYEHLNMLLHYIMGIKVNLEGLQPQSLENASLKIHKLNESMRELEQKLGQLALSPVQGAAQLVPLMPAAGVELQLLSEKSRVGELSRKVQELELKISTFENIVCVLNREVERSCSTLDAYGRQHRLDQEKIEVLSTKVRQLERSVSLKDLAVAESEGRLRELASATYDGVFIWKISDFSKKRQDAVAGRAPAMFSPAFYTSKYGYKMCLRIYLNGDGTGRGTHLSLFFVVMRGPCDALLKWPFNQKVTLMLLDQNNREHIIDAFRPDVTSSSFQRPSSEMNIASGCPLFCPLSKLDSKNSYIRDDTIFIKAIVDLTGL; from the exons ATGGCAGCTCAAGACCCCTCTCCCCCTACGTCTCTGGAAAGTGTCCAGCCGGGATTCCCGAGACAGGTCCTCGCCAACAAGCTGGAGGTCAAGCACCTGTGCAAcgcctgcctgctgctgctgaGACGGCCGTGCCAGGCCCAGTGTGGCCACCGCTACTGCTCCTTCTGCTTCAAGAGACTGGTCAG CTGCGGCCCCCAGAAGTGCAATGCGTGCATCAAGGAGGACATGTTTGAAGAGCCCACCTCTATTCTCACTGAAGGCTGC GCCTTCCCTGACAACGCGGCCCGGAGAGAAGTGGAGGGTCTCGCTGCTGTCTGTCCCAACGAGGGTTGCAGCTGGAGAGGAACCATTAAAGAATATGAG GCGCAGCATGAAGGCAAATGCGAGTTTGCGCTCACTCAGTGCCCGGCATGTGGACAGACCATCCGGATGAACGACGCGGAGCGGCATAACGAGCGCGAGTGCCCTGAGAGGACCCTCAACTGTAAATACTGCAAAGAGGTGTTCCACTTCAAGAGCATTAAG GCCCATGATGAGATCTGCCCTAAGTTCCCTATGGTTTGTGAAGGCTGTGCCAAGAAGAAGATCCCCAGAGAGAAG TACGCGGAGCACATCAAGTTTTGCAGTAAATTCCGAGCCCCCTGCCGCTTCCATGTTGTCGGATGTGTCGCCTCG GTCGAAAACGAGAAGATCCCTGAACACGAGCAGGCGTGTGCCTACGAACACCTCAACATGCTCCTCCATTACATCATGGGCATCAAGGTCAACTTGGAAGGCCTGCAGCCTCAGAGCCTGGAGAATGCCAGCCTGAAAATCCATAAACTCAATGAGTCCATGAGGGAGCTGGAGCAGAAGCTGGGGCAGCTGGCGCTGTCTCCCGTGCAGGGAGCTGCTCAGCTCGTGCCCCTGATGCCCGCTGCCGGCGTGGAGCTACAGCTGCTCAGCGAGAAGTCCCGGGTGGGAGAGCTCAGCCGCAAGGTCCAGGAGCTCGAGCTCAAGATCAGCACCTTTGAGAACATCGTGTGTGTCCTCAACCGTGAAGTGGAGCGGTCGTGCAGCACTCTGGACGCCTACGGCAGGCAGCACCGGCTGGACCAGGAGAAGATCGAGGTCTTGAGCACCAAG GTGCGGCAGTTGGAGCGCAGCGTGAGTCTCAAGGACTTGGCCGTCGCCGAGAGCGAAGGGCGCCTGCGGGAGCTCGCGTCCGCCACCTACGACGGGGTCTTCATCTGGAAGATTTCGGACTTCAGCAAGAAGCGTCAAGACGCCGTCGCCGGCCGCGCGCCAGCCATGTTCTCTCCAG CTTTCTACACCAGTAAGTACGGCTACAAGATGTGCCTGCGCATCTACCTGAACGGCGACGGGACGGGCCGCGGGACGCACCTCTCGCTCTTCTTCGTCGTGATGAGAGGCCCGTGTGACGCTCTGCTCAAGTGGCCCTTCAACCAGAAG GTGACCCTCATGCTGCTGGACCAGAACAACCGGGAGCACATCATCGATGCCTTCCGTCCAGATGTCACCTCGTCCTCATTCCAGAGGCCCAGCAGCGAGATGAACATCGCCAGTGGCTGCCCCCTCTTCTGCCCGCTCTCCAAACTCGACTCCAAGAACTCCTACATTCGTGATGACACCATCTTCATTAAGGCCATCGTGGATCTGACCGGCCTCTAG